The Phocoena sinus isolate mPhoSin1 chromosome 8, mPhoSin1.pri, whole genome shotgun sequence nucleotide sequence CACTGAGACAAGTTCTAGACAGTGGGCACGCCGTCCAACAATTTGTGTGAGTGTCCCTGGCCTCTGGCGTCCCGTGTTCTGCTCCTGTGGCTTCCACGGGTGAACACGTTTACTTGGGCCTCTGCCTCATCTTTTTCGTTTGCACTTCAGCCTGTGCATTCGCTTCCTCCCCCACTTCACTCTTACGGCGCGGAGGTTTCTCAGAAGGTGGCGCTAAGGCCAAGAGCCATTTTacccacttttattttatttatctgtttatttttcattttacccacttttattttatttatctgtttatttttcattttacccacttttattttatttatttatctgtttatttttcattttacccacttttattttatttatgtttatttttcattttacccacttttattttatttatctgtttatttttcattttacccaCTTTTAAGCATACAGTTTTGTGGCGCACATTCACGAGCTTGTGTCACCGTCATCACTATCTGCTTTCAGTACTTTTTCATCGTCCCAGATGGAGACTCTGTCCCCAGGAACCGCTAActcgccctccccctcccccagcccccagcccccaccatcCTACTTCCTGTGTCTATGCATTTAACTACACTAGGGACTTCAGTATATGGCATCACGCAGGATTtgtccctttgtgtctggcttctttcgctgagcataatgtcctccggGTTCATCCACGTCGTGGCCTGTGTCAATTCCCATCTTCTTCGAGGCTGAGTAATGCTCCATCGTACAGACGGATGACATTGTGCTCCTTCATTCATCCTTCGACAGACACCTTTTGATCACTGTGATTCACCCTGCCATGCCCTAGGGTGAGCAAATACCCATCGGAGCCCTGCTTTTGCTCCGTCTGAGCCTCTGTACCCAGAGGTGGGGCTGCTGGACCACACGCTTATTCTGTGCTGCACTTTTCAAGGAACTGCTGTCCTGTCTTCCACAGCATCTGCCCCATGCCCTCCAGTCTCTCCCCCTGCCCCGGCTCTTTCCCCCTTGGCTGGGCAGGTGTCGGGGAGGGAGTGAGGCTGTTGATCCTGGAGCCTCTGGGACGCCCCGTCCTGGCTCAGGTGGCATCACGTCTTAGAGCTCAGGGACCCGGTCTCCAGCCTCTGCCGCTCCAGGCGGAAACAGGAGAATCCAGGGTGCTGGGCTCACCGAGGGCTCCACCCTCGTCCTGGTTTCCGTTTCCGGGGATCTTGcctgctcccaccccctcctgcatgcagcccccagcccctcccccatgaGGGCCCTTTGGGGACTTGATGTTTCATGAAGGAGAGAAGGCAGCAATCAACACTGGACCAGCAGGTGGGCTTGGAGGGTCCGGGGCCTCCTCAGtggaaggagatgggaggagggataaaATGCTGGCTATGCACAAAGACGTCCCTTGGGGCTGCCCGGCCAGAGTGTCGCCCAGAGAGACCCCTACCAGCTTCGGAGTCCTGCAAACATGCCAACCGGACAGAGGGAAGCCAGGCGGCTGGTGGCTCTGGGGTGGGTGGGCCTCGCTCCCCGGGTCAGGGGAAGCAGTGTCTCCCCTGGCAGGGCCCCTGGGGCCTCCTGGGGGCcaggtgaggcaggaggggaggtAGAGTGGAGCAAGGCAGAGGCAAAGCCACCTTTCCCATGAACCCGACTTGGGCCCTGGCAGCTGGTAGACACCTACTCCTTGGGGACCACACCTGGCCAGCCCTCAGGCTCCCTCCCGGCATCGGGCAAGTCACACTCCAGTGTCCCCTTCTGTGAGACGGGCGTAGCTGTGGCATTGCCACACGGgtgaccccctcccccaacctgccAAAGTGCTCGCAGGTACAAGGCCGTCCGCCCAAAGTCCCAGGGACGCAGCAGTTCTTAATGACTTGGGGGCCGGAGCCTGGGTTCCACTACATTTACTTAAGTGCTTGTAAACTGACACATAATGCTTTTTCCCTTTGGGGTTCATTTGCAttttgcttaaaaaacaaaaagctggtttcAGGGGAGTGTCTGGCGTTCAAGAACAGAAAGGGATGGGACGACTTGTGAAGGCCCCTCTTTGGAAATCCTCCGAGGCCCCATCCTGAGCACCCCAAGGCCCCCGAAAGCCCGTGTTAGATGGGCCTGCTGTTGGCAGCTTGGCGGACACCGCAGGTTAAGCTTGGGGGCCTACCCTGCTTTCCCCTCAATCGATAAAAGCAGGGTCCCTCTCCCTTTGGGGGGGGGTCACCTGAGCGGCTAGGCAGCTGGGCCCTTTGTCCCCTGTATGAGTTTGCTCAGGCggctgtaacaaagcaccacagagctggcggcttaaacaacagaaatgtattgtctcccagctctgggggctggaagtccaagatctggGTGTGGGCAGGGTGCGCTCCTTCTGAGTGTTGTGTGGTGGGGAATCTGGTCCAGGCCCTTCCCTAACTTCTGGTGATCTGCAGCGATCTTTCCCGTTCCTCGGTGGTGGAAGCATCACCCCGATGTCTGCCCTCATCTTCACACGGCACTGACCTTGTGCTCAAGTCTGACCTCATATCTCCCTTCTCACAGGGACACTGTCATATCGGAGCAGGGCACACCCAGCTCTAGCACGGCCTCATCCTAACTTGGctacatctgcaacaaccctatttccaaataagacccCCGGTTAGGTACTAGGCAggacttcaacgtatgaattttgcGGGGCTGTGATTCAACATGTAACTCTCTCCTGACCCACACCCGAAATGAAGCTGCTTGGCCTGCAGAGGGCTCCGGATGGACCCAAGCACAGCCTGTCAACTACGGAAAACACACGTTCTCTTGTCTAACTCGTTTTCAACATTAACCAAGATCCCAAATGTCTCCCTCTGCCTTGTTTAGGGCCTGTCAGTTAATGGCGTAGCAATGAGTGCCGGGCTGGACGCCACTGCGTCCCCCTAAGGACATGCGGGGACCAGTTCAcctgctgagcctcagtttcctcatctgtacaatgggagcAAAGGTAGCACCTTCTGCATCTTACTCCAGATAAATCACAAAACTCAAGGGGAACAGCCCAGTGTGAACTCCTGCTTGTGATTGTACCTGTGAATGTTCATTCCTGCAGGTGAGGTGGGGGACAAGTCCTCGGAATCTGACTTGCCGAGGGGGCTGCGGCGGGGGGCAGCGTCCTTGTCTTTACGCCCAGCGGCTCTTTGCCAGGATTTTCACATGTTGCACAGATGTCGGTGCTGAGCCGGCCTTCCTGTGTGTTTGGCTCGTGTGGGTGACCCCAGCAGGGGAGCAGTGCCGGTCCTCTGTGGGCACAGGCTCAGGCCATACCCCTCACCTGGGCCCCGGCCATCAGGGTGGGCTGCCCCCTGCAGGATCCAGGAAGAGTGAATGCACTGCCCGTGCCATTTGGCTTTCACCTGGGCCTGCCCCAGGCGACCCCCACCCACCAGCACTGTTGGGGAAGCAGTCATTGGGGGGCCGGTAGGGACGGCAGCTAGTCGGGCCACCTACTGGCTGCGGCCTCCAGCAAACCgcatcacctctctgagcctcgactTCTTAGGCAAAGGTAGGACCGCTCAAGGCCCTGGTGGTAGGTTGCGAGGATGAAGGAGATGGGGGATGGCCATACCTGGCCTGCAGCCCAAGTGCACAAAATAGTccacgcagggcttccctggtggcgcagcggttgagagtccgcctgccgatgcaggggatacgggttcgtgccccggtccgggaagatcccacgtgccgcggagcggctgggcccgtgagccatggccgctgagcctgtgcgtccggagcctgtgctccgcaacgggagaggccgcgacagtgagaggcccgcgtaccgcaaaaaaaaaaaaaagaaagtccacgGAGAAGCACACAGCTTCAAGAGAGAGGGAGTTTTGGGGATTTCTAAACAAAGtagatctctctctttctctttctccacacaCGTGCACATCTATGCACAACCAGGAACACAtgaacacacatatacatgcatacactcacgcacacacacacaggaacgtATCCACACACACGCAAGCACTCAGgggaattcacacacacacatgcgcctTAGCTGCTTCTTTCCATCCACACAAACCATCCATCAGTTTCAAAAAAGTCCTGCCTTTCCAACCCAGGGGATTAAAATGCGTCTTTCTCCCAGATTCTCAGAATACAACGTTACATCTGAAAACATCGATTTGGCATGGACTCTGCCATCGTCATAAGCAAATATGTGCAAGTGTTTCCTCAGGCGGCATCATTATCTGTTAAATaacaaagtagaataaaatactttaatgTTTTGATCACACACATCCCCCGCCCCCATTGTCCCACGGCTGCCCTGCAGAGAGATGCCTCGGTCGGCCGGACGTGGGTGGTTGGGGTCCTCCTGGCCGACGTAAACCCACAGGTGTCCCGGTTTAAAGCAGCCCCCTCCGGGCCACGACGCAGGGCCCCTAGCTCCCACGTCACCCTTGTTTGAGAGAAGCAGGAAGGGTTGAGAACGTGTTCTGTTGGCCCTGGAAAGAGCAGCCAGCTCTGATGTAGCCAGGGGCAGGGCAGAGAAGAGTCGGAGACGGATTCCTGCACACACTGGGTCGGCTTTGACTGTGGACACTAGGCGTCCGTCGGCTGGTCCGCACCCTCCAACCAGGCGGCCTGAGCTTGGAGCCCAGCCGTGGGGCAGGGATGCTCAAAGCCTCCGCTCCCTAGGCCGGGGCTAAGCTCGGCCTCCCCGGACCCGCAGCCTCCTCCGCTgtcgtcgccgccgccgccgtcagGGCTGGGTGGTCCTGCCTGGAGGCCTGGACTGTCTGCGGCGGAGCCCGGCCGCGCCCTGGAGCAGCGTCACCATCTCGTGGTCCTTGTGGTCCAGCACCCGAGGCAGGAACAGCGAGGACTTCTGCGTGCGGCGCGTCTTGAAGCCCCTGCGGGGCCGGCCCTTGCCATTCACAGACACGTACCACAGTCTCTCGGCGCTGGGCTGGCGCCGGGCCCCACGCCCGCCGGGCACCGTGCGGTACAGCCGGGAGGCGTACGTGTTGTAGCCCAGCTCGTGGATGCGCTCCACGAATTCACACTCGGCGTTGTAGCTCTCCTGTGGGGCGGGCAGGGGCCAAGGTCAGCGGCACAGAGGCCACGAGGATGTGGGCAGGGAGGGATGCCCTTAGCAGGGGTCTGTgccagcccagggcagggtggggaaggCGGGTCCCTACCCTCTTGGAGGCGGGTGTCTGGAGGGACAAAGGTGCAAACCCAGAATGTAAGGAGCTTTCACCAGTGTCCCCGCAGGCGGCTGTGGGGTCTCTCCAGTCAGGGGCTAGAGGATGGGCGGGTATGCCTTACGCCAGCTCAGCTGTGGGTGGACAGGCATGCCAAGGGCCATCCCCCAAACCGCTTCCCTCCCCGCGCTGTGccaaggggcagggctgggggcacaggGAAAGCTGCGCAGAAAGACTGGCCTTCCCTCCTGGGACTGACCGCGGGGCAGGAGACCCTCGGGGCCTGTGCCCAcctgcagagggggaggggagcagctaCTGAGTGCAGGTGGCCCAGCGGCCTGCAGCCCCATTCTCAGGGGTCACAGGCTGTTCGGGGCCAGATCCACGCATTGGACAGCTTGGGACCCCAAAAGACCTCAGGAAGCAAGATGTTAGGCACCGAACACCTCTTCCCAACGACACGGGAGCCCAGAGATAAGGCTGGAGAGCTTTGGTTGAAGCGGGGTGGTGGTGCCTCCCCCATAACTCCAacctctcctctctgctctccagaCCCTCGGTGGATGCCCAGAGCTCCTTGGGTCTGGGTACGGACTCCATTGCCCGAGACCAACTTCCagactttacagatggggaaactgaggcccaggggtgGTGCCAGACCCCAGATCACAGAGGGGTGTGATGCCCTTCTGGCCTGTGCCCACCCCCATGCCAGGCACGCTGTGTTAGCATCTTATCCTTCACCCCTTCACGCCCCCGCATTGAGTTTCCGTGAAAAACTCAGCGGCTGAAACAACTCTCCTCCCAGGCCACTCTGTCCTGGAGAAGGGACGTCCTCCAGGGCTGAGGCCCATCGCCCAGGGGGCCTGGCGGGCTTGCTCTTTGCTGGGACACTTTGGGGGCCACCAGAGGGGTACAGTCCTGTGAGCCTCAAAGGGCAAGGGGCTCAGGTCCTATGGAAGGGGTTCTCGGGGGCAGGGCACTTGCTTGCATCTTGTAGGGGCTCCTGGGTTGGAGGGGGGGGTCTAAGATCACCTGGAAAAAGGCATCACAGACTCACCGTGACAACAGTTCCCAATGCCAGTCCCGTCCCTGCGGTCCCGCCTCAGACTCTGCTCCACACGTGCCGTCCCCAGAgtccccccagccctgggctccaCCAGCTCAAATTCTATTTGTTGCTGTCAGCCTCCGCCCCCCCGGGGGTGCTGCTTTCCCAGCTCGGCCTCGCCAGCACCTGGAGCTGGTCCAGGAGAGCCCGCCAGGGCAGGGCGGAGGCGGGGACCAGGCAGGGGTGCACAGAGTGGCCAGATACCTTCCCAGTGGGGCGACACTTGGAGGGGAGGGCATTTTCTGGTGGGCATTTGGCAGCAGGGACACTGCAGGCAATGAGAGTACAGGCAAAGGCGTGGGCAGCGGGCGGCGGGCCGCAGCGCTTGCCCTGGAGGGCCAAGGGGTCCGGAGCCTGGAGTGGGGTCACGAGCTGTGCAGTGATGGTGGGACGTGGGGGCAGAAGGTGCCCTGGGTGGTTCCTCCGTGAGCTGAGCTGAGGAATCCGGGTGATAATCTGTGGGTAATGGGGAGTTCCCAGAGGCCATCACATGAGTGGATTTTCATTTTAGGAAGATCCCTGAGCAGGTACCTAGCATAGAGTATGACATATGGTAAGTGCCTAGGACAGtgaggaatgaaggaatgaataccagatggatggatggatggaaggatggaaacATAAGTGGATGGATGTTGATagatgggtggggggatggatggatgttgatagatggatggatggttgggtggaaggagagggaagggaaggagtgtGGACTGGAAGAGGGAGACCCTGGAGCCCAGGAGTTGTGACGGTCCAGCTGGGAGATGATGAGGGCCTGAGTTATAAGGGCACTGGCCACAGGAATAAGGCAGAGGGAGGCAGACATTGAAGAGAGAGATTCAGGAAGTATATTCGAGGACTTGGAGATGGACTGAACGTGGGGCTGAGACAGAAGGATGTGTCCACCAGGACTCCTAGCTGACCTCGGGCTTGAGTGAGTGGCCCGTCTGTTGGGGCGTGCTACCCTCTGCCAGGGTGGTCTCTGTCCTCTGCTGTCAGGACATTTCGGGGGCATCTATAACTCAGAAGGGAGATCAGGGCTGGAATTGGGGGCTGTGAGGGTGCAAGGGCCACTGACTCACAGAATGCATGAGCTAGCCTGGAGGGTGGGAAGCACGGGAATGGCTAAGGCCAGGGAACTCAGACAGCCAAGAGGCACGGCGGTGGGAGCAGGCAAAGGTGGTGGCAGGATGGGGACGGGGGCGCAGGTGGCAGGGATGGCACCCAGGCTGCCTCACTTTCCAGGTTATCTGCAAAGCGGTGAGGCCTTCCCTGCCAGGTGCTCTGAAAAGTTCCACCCCATCCAGCTAGACCTCCTGGCTGTCCCGGGTGGGCCCAAGAACCTCTTCGCCGTCTCCAAAGCCACTGCTATCAGCTCTCAGGGATAGAAGCCACAGGGAGATTCTGACCCACTGGGATCCCCCAGGGCATGCTTTGTTCTGTCCCCCAAAGTCCTGGGCCTGGGTCTTCCATGCAAGAGATGGCAGAGACCTGAGGTTTCCCTCCTGAttcagccccacctgccccgcTCTGTGAACTTTCCCAGCATGAACAAAGGCCCTCTCTGGTCCGTAAGACCTGCACGAGCACTGCAGGCCAGCAAGGTGGGCCCTCTCCATAAGGGATGGGAGCAACTGTGGGAGGTCTGAGGCCATTTCAGGGAAGAGGAAGTCAGTTCTCCTCACTTGCCACCAGGGCCGCAGGGCCGGAGGGATCTGGAGAGCCACCGTCCACCTCAAGAAAAGTCAGACCAGACCCCGGGCTAAGGGCATGTCCTTATAAACCACGACTGGTGTTTGCAGACTCTAGAAGGACATACAGAAAAGGCTGGGCATCCAAGGGTCCCTCCTCTCAGACACAGCTTCTGTCAAGGGGCCTCGGGGgtcagagaaaacaaatgagtACATTCCAACTTCCGGAGTTCCCTTAGCAAAGCTGTGAAAACTCTGTGATGAAATCATCTGCTTGAAGGAGGCTATTCCCCTGCAATTCTTGTTCGCGCTTTGCCTGACTTCAGAGGGGCTGggaaatgttggtgtgtttcccCTGCAAATGCGACTGAACGGAGAAAGGTAATTGCAGGGAGGTGGTCCTCGGCTGCGTCGTCTAGGTGATGTGTGGATGCAAAACCTCTCATTGCTCAGGGAGTATCAGCCAGATTGCATGTAATGACGAGTTGGAGGCAGCAAATTTCCCAGCACATGTATTTTACTCCATGTATCCCCCGCCCTTGGGGGAGGGACACTGCCAATGCCCACAGAGTTACAGGACACTTTTTGTTGCAGAGATGCAGGCGGTGCGTAGCCTGGGCTCCAAAACTGTGTGTCTGGGACCTGGGTCCTGTCTCCCTTCTTGGTTCCCTTTTATGAACTCACAGCTCTTGCCTTTCCACCCTTGGGAAGACCTGGCTGTGCCGTGCcctgcttcttcccctcctcACTCCCAGGAGAGCTCTGGGGGAGCCCAcagaagagctttttttttttttttttggctgtacgcgggcctctcactgttgtggcctctcccgttgtggagcacaagctccagacgcgcaggcccagccgctccgtggcacgtgggatcttcccggaccggggcacgaacccgcgtcccctgcatcggcaggcggactcaaccactgcgccaccggggaagccccacagaAGAGCTTTGGCCCAACGCACATCCCTGCTTCATCCCAAGGCCTGCTAGAGTCCATTTATCTTGGTAGAAATTTGGGGGACAATCTCTCCCCTACTCTCAGCTACCTTGAAGGTGACCACAGAATGGCTGGAGGAACATTTTCTAACCGGACAGCACTGGAGAACATAGGATGTGTCTACCCCCCAGCCAAGAGCTGCCTCTAAACAGAAGCAGCCATAAGAGCATTGGTCGAGGGGCCACGGGACCTGGGGTTCCGGTCCCAGCTCAGTCCTGCATGTCCCCGGACAAAGCATTCTACGGCCCACGTCCCCTTATGTCCTCTGATGTGATGCTCAAGGGAGACGGCTGCTCCATCTGTGCCCACCCGCCCCTCATGAACAATTGGACTCACCGAAGCATAGAGCCGTCCCTTCTTGTTCATGGCCAAGTACCGCCCGGAGAAGAGCCCTTTGATGGCCACAACACCCACCTCCACTGCTGTTATCTCCAGGATACCTGGGAAGAGTCAGGAAGGCCCATCACTCCTTCCACCTCCCACAGAGCCCAGAGGTGAGGGCTGAGCCCCTGATGGCCCTGCCCAAAGCCAAGCCCAGCTCTGGGAGGGGGAGGTGAAGGCAGAGGTGAAAGCAGCACACGCCCAAAGGGGGTGACTTTGGAAGTTCAGGGGAGGGAGAAACGCCTGGGTGGGAGGTGCAGGAGAAGAATTCAAACCTGGGAGGGAAATAATAAAGCTAGTATTTCTCCGTGCTGACTCTCTGCAGGACATGGAACCCCTTGGAGCCTCTCTGCTACTCGGTGAGCTAGTTTCACGATGGGCCAGACAAGCAAGCTGAGACCGTGGGGctgtgtgacttgcccaagatggCGCACAGGTGTTTGAACTGGGATTCAAAGCCCTGCTGCAGATGGCGGGGTCTGGACTCCCCCGCTCAGGACAGCACTGGGTGCTAGGAGAGGCCCCGGAGAGGGAGCTGGGCCCTTGCTGAGGTGAGTTGATAATGGAATCCACTGGTGCATTCTGGGTGCCACCCAAACCCGCTGGCAATGTACGTGGGCGTGAGATCATTGTCTCGGGCCTGTATGCAGGTTACAGGATGTTGGCAGGAGGCCGGATTAGACCCCGGAGCTCACAAAGGGAAGCCACCTGCGCTCACCGCTCTCCACTGAATGTAAGAAAGGTGAAATCTCCCCCAACGCCTCCCTTTTGGACCCGAAAGCACTTTTTTCCGAAGCCCCAGGTGGGGCCATTGTCCCCCGAGAATGGCTCCGAGGAAGGGCGGCTGGGGTAACAGCCGGTGCCCTCTCCAGGGGGCGCATCTCTGGCAGTGCGTCTGGCCCCGAACACGTCAGCCATCCTAGGGCCCAGACGCGGGCCGCCGGAGGCTTGTGCGGAGCGTACGGGGGTGCAGGATGCTGGCCTCTCGCGTCCCCGGGACGCAGGCTGGGCGGATTCCGCGGCGCCGGCCCGAAAACCAGAGAAGCGCGCATCTGGATGCGGGACAGGGGCGGCTGAAGGCGCGCGCCCTCCTCCCTCAGCCTATGGGCTGCCCGTCCTGGATGCCTCAAGAATTTGGATGCTCTGCGACTCCAAGGGGGAGGCTGGATTTGGAGAGAAACGAGGTATCGCTACTAGGCGAGCGCAGGCGCTCCCGTAACCCCGTCCTGAGCGCGGGGACATCCTGGCAACATTTGGCTCCCACCGCGCGGCTCCGGAGGCGTCTGCCGAAGACGCCCTCGCACTACTGCGGCTTTCCTGGAGGAAGTAGAGTTTTCCGGCCGCCGCCTTGAATCCACCGCACCACTTCCTGCGCCCGGGGAGGGCGCAGAGCGCGGGTCGCAGCGGAGAACCCCCGAGACCCCGGCCACACTCCCACGCTGCCCACTGAGTTCCTGCCTCGGGCCTCCAGCCCCCCAGCGAGCGGAGCTGCTCCGAGTCACCCCGGCCTCGCGCTCCTGCAAGGAGGGCTCAGCATGAGCCCGGGTCCCCCGGCCGAAGGAACCAAACCTTGGAGCCTCGCGGGACTTCGGCTCCAGCGCAGTCCGGGCGCGGGTCCTGGCTGCTGGGCGCGGTGAAAGTGTATCTGCGCCCCCAGACCCAGGCAGACGCCCCTGCGTGCTCCTAAGCCGCAACCCGCGGCCCCCCACCCGGGGCCGGGGCGCGCGCCCGGCCTGTCTCTCTGCGGCCAAAGGTAGAGGCGGGAAGGCTGGGGATTCCGGTCTGGGGACACGATTCTCTATCCGTGCGGCCGCCTCCCCAGAGCCCCGCTATGTCCGCGCGAGTGTCCTCCGCGCACAGGCGGCGCGGGGCGGCCGCGAGGGCGGAAGGGATGATGGGGCGCCCCGGGGCGGGCAGCAGGAGGAGAAATCGTCAAACTAATAAAGAGGATGAGAAATGCCTTGTCCAGGGCCTTTTCTCCGAAAAACTCCAAAGGGTCAAACTTGGCAGGACCTCCGAACCCAGCCGAGCAGGGAGCCCCCGGACGGCCCACCTCGCACCCCCTCGGACGAACgggcggggttgggggcaggCTGGGCCAGGCCAGCCGGCCCGACAGCGGGCAGCCACCTCCCCGAGCCCTCTTCGGACGTGTCCCGcgccccaccccagctccactcTCGCTCTTCTCCCGGACGCTGAAGGAGGCCAGGGAACCCGGTTGGTCTCCCTCTGGCAGCAGGGCTGGTCTGCGTCCCTGCGCACCCTTCGCGCACCAACCCCTCCTGCGATCCTCCCCGGGGATGCCCCGCGCGGCGCCGCGGGGCCACACACTCACTGTAGGCGCTGTTCTCTAGGCTGCCGTTGACACGGCCGCTCGGGTGAAGCTGGAGGTGGTACTTGGTGGCGCAGTAGAGCTTGCGGCGCCGGGGCGCCCCGCCGAGGTGCTCGTAGACCCCGCCGCGGCCGCCCGCATCGCGCCGCAGCCGCCCCCCGGGGCCCGCGGCCGGCCAGCCGGGCTCCAGCAGGCCGAGCAGCAGAAGCCAGATCAGGCCCATCGCGGCATCGCGCCCgccccgcggcggcggcggctgcagcaGAGCGCGGCGCCCATGGAAGGGACGGCGGCGGAGCCGGGGCGAGGCGCTCGGAGCCGGCTccgcggggtggggggaggggagcgaaGAGGAGGGACGGGGGcgggtgggagagagaaagagagatcctTTAATTTTCACCCAGGATCGGGTGAAATTTCCGTTGCTGCGcaaagagctgaaagaaaagacGGTTGGGCAACAAAAGGCCGACGTGGTCCCCAGGCGGAGGCGCGGGAGGGGCGGGAGGCCGGGCGGCTGGGGAGCCCGGCGGGGCGCGGGGTTCGGGCCGGGCGCCGCCAGAGCACACTCGACCCCCGCGGCCAGCCGTC carries:
- the FGF3 gene encoding fibroblast growth factor 3 produces the protein MGLIWLLLLGLLEPGWPAAGPGGRLRRDAGGRGGVYEHLGGAPRRRKLYCATKYHLQLHPSGRVNGSLENSAYSILEITAVEVGVVAIKGLFSGRYLAMNKKGRLYASESYNAECEFVERIHELGYNTYASRLYRTVPGGRGARRQPSAERLWYVSVNGKGRPRRGFKTRRTQKSSLFLPRVLDHKDHEMVTLLQGAAGLRRRQSRPPGRTTQP